GGGAGCTGTGTACGAGGGCGGTAAAGTGCATATACTTTACAGGGCGATAGGTCACGACCAAGTCTCTAGGCTGGGCTACGCATCCTCATATGACGGGCTGTACATAGTCGAAAGGCTTGAGAAGCCCGTATTCGAGCCTCTAACCCCTGAAGAATACGATGGATGTGAAGACCCGAGGCTTACCAAATGCGAGGACGGTCTAGTATACATGGCCTACACGGCGGTGGCGGATATCGTGTACGGACGTTTCCAGGTGGGTCTAACCCATATAAGTCCAAAGGACTTGGCGGAGAAGCGCTGGAGATGGGGTCCTAGAAGCTATCCTTTCCCAGGCGTCAAAGATAAGGACGCCGCTATACTGCCTAAGAAGATAAACGGCCTCTATGCTCTCATACATAGGATAGACCCAGACATATGCATATCCTACTCCAGCGACCTCAGAAACTGGTGTGGTCTAAAGGCGATAATGTCTCCGAGACCTGGGATGTGGGATAACCTCAAGATAGGTATAGGCCCACCTCCCATCGAGATAAGCGAGGGTTGGCTTATGGTTTACCATGGAGTCGACATGAACAAGGTTTACCGGCTTGGAATAGCGATCCTCGATAAAGAGCATCCTGAGAACGTGATATACAGGTGCGAGAAACCGATCCTCGAACCCGAGGAAGACTACGAGAAGTTCGGTTACGTCCCGAACGTAGTGTTCTCCTGCGGAGCCGTACTGGTCGACGACCAACTTCTGATATACTACGGAGGAGCCGATACGACGGTTAACCTAGCGATATACGACATCGCAGAGCTCATACCTTCGAGGCTTGAAGAACCTATAGTCGTAGAAGAATCGTAAAAGAGCCGTCAACAAGTTCTCTTTAAAACCTCGTAAAGCTCTTTCAGACTTCTCAACGTCAGGGTTTTCGATTCTAACCCTAGCTTTCTCAAGTTCTCTAGCTCGTTCGTCTTTCTCACGACCAAGGCGGCTCTACAGCCGTTCTTCAAAGCCGATACCACGTCGTCTACCCTATCGCCTATCATCATGGTCTCAGAAGCCTCATAGCCTCCAGCGGTGAGTACAAGCCTTATCTGCTCCCTCCTGGTCGGTTTATCTTCTCTCGAAACCAAAACGTCAAACAGCTCTCTGACACCCATGATGTGTAAGACCCTCTCTATGACCTTTCTCGACTGGAGGCTTGTTATGCTCAACCTGTAATCCTTCCTCAGCCCCCTAACTATAGATGGAGAGTCGTCTAGCACCACCAGCTTACTTAGCGATTTGAGCTCGTATTCTTCGACGAGCCGGGAAACCTTCCAGTACATGTCTGAACCCCATAGCATAGGCAACGTAGCCGCGAAAGATGCGACCTCTCTACCTAGAAGCCTCCCTATATCCCTGTAGACCATACCCCAATCTACTGGAAGGAGGACGAGGGTTTCGTCTAGGTCGAATATCAGGTTTCTCAAACCGGAGATCGTCTCCCGCATCGTTGAACCCCCCAGACTTGGTCGTAGTTGGATAGCTGTAAAGTTCACATCGTTTCTTAATAGCTTTCTTTTACCGTGCTTATCAGCGCTATGAAGGCTATGCCGGTTATGGCCATGAAGTAGAACGGGTACCCTATCCCATACAGCTCGGCGAGCAAGCCCGCTACGGTAGCCCCTATGATCCTGCCTAAGTCTCCGGCTAACCCCATCAGCGCAAAGGCCCTTCCTCTAAGCTCTGAAGGGACTATTCTAACTATCATGGTGTTTCTAGCAGGTGCGAATATCAGAAGCCTGTTAACCAGATACGTCAAGAATAGAAGAGGGAAGCTATAAGCGCATGTAGCTAGGATATAAGACACTATTCTAAAGCCGCCTGCAAGTATAAGCTCTATCCTAGGTGTGAGCTTATCTGAAAGCCATCCAGAGGCTATGCGGGTCATCAAGGCCGTAGCGGCTCCTAGGGAGGTTATCAGACCTAGTTGGGAAAAGCTTAGACCTACATAATCTACGGCTAGGATGTTGAAGAACGGTGTGAACGCCGTCTGACCTGAGAAGACGAATAGGAAAGCGGTGAATATGAGTAGGAGTCGCCTATCTCGAAGCAACTCTCTGAAGCCGTAGCCTTTGAGCGTCTGTACCTTAGACTCCTTCACGAACAGGAGAATCAGGGATAGCGAAATAACATACGCGGTGACGCTGACGAGGAATAGCATCCTGAACCCGGCTGAGTCCGCTATGAAGCCTGTGACCACTGGGGATATTATCGATGGAATATTGCGTAAGGATAAAGCCACTCCGAAAGCGATACCTATGCTCCCGTCCTCGACGAGTTCACCGACCGTAGCTAGGTAAGCGGGGTTTTCAGAGACGTTAGCTATGCTCCTAGCAGCTACGGCGTAGAGAGCGTCATAGACCCTAGACGCTAGGGCGAGTATCAGGGAGCCTAAAGCCCTCAGACCCGAACATACCAAAAGCATGAGTTTACGTCCCAAACGGTCTGAGAGAAAACCTGCCGGAAGCCTAAACAGGAGACCGATTAAGCCTCTGAGGGAGTATAAAACTCCCACTGTTAGGAGGCTCCCACCGAGAGCCGTCAAATAAGGCGCCATAACCATCTCTACGTTTATCAAACCACCGACCGAAAGCGACAGCGCGGTCAGGATCAAACGTTTGTTAAACCCCAACCTAGCTTTCATCTACCACACCACCCTCAACGTAATAAACGCGGGCTTCTCGGAAAGAACGGTCTAAGCTAGCCTATAAATTGCACAGTCACTCCAAGCTCCTCTTCTATCTCTTTCGCCATCTTCTTAAGCTCCTCGTCAGCCGTCATCAGTATGTCTATACGCTCCCCCATCTCCCTAAGAAGCTTTACGTATGCTAGGTGAAGTAGGTCTAAGGTCCTAAGCCTAAACCTCTCAGAGAGGTTTAGAGCTTCGGCCATGGGTTGGCTCATATCCCCCAGCATCGGTATTCTGATAAGCCCTTCGACAGCTCTAACCCTAAGCCCAAACCTTCTAAGTAAGTATAGGATTAAAGTCGACGCGATCAGTCTCCTGTTCACACCGAGTTTCTCTGCAAATAACTTGGTCAAACTCTTCCTGGCTAAGACCGCCGAAAGCTCCACGAGTACGAGCTCTGAAACCACTTTATCACCGGCCCTCTTCAAAGCGGCCTTTGCTAAGCTACATCTAGGGTCAAGCCTATCCAACGCCAAAACTATTACGCTTGTATCCACGTAGCTCATGTGAATCTATCCCTACCAGCCAGAAGCTCCCTTAACGCTCCATCAAGCCTTATAGGTATTTCTCCCTCCTCAGCTTCAAGCCTAGACAGCTT
The window above is part of the Candidatus Bathyarchaeota archaeon genome. Proteins encoded here:
- a CDS encoding glycosidase, with amino-acid sequence MGLSMKRFPGNPILKPNPLSPWEARQVFNAGAVYEGGKVHILYRAIGHDQVSRLGYASSYDGLYIVERLEKPVFEPLTPEEYDGCEDPRLTKCEDGLVYMAYTAVADIVYGRFQVGLTHISPKDLAEKRWRWGPRSYPFPGVKDKDAAILPKKINGLYALIHRIDPDICISYSSDLRNWCGLKAIMSPRPGMWDNLKIGIGPPPIEISEGWLMVYHGVDMNKVYRLGIAILDKEHPENVIYRCEKPILEPEEDYEKFGYVPNVVFSCGAVLVDDQLLIYYGGADTTVNLAIYDIAELIPSRLEEPIVVEES
- a CDS encoding HAD family hydrolase translates to MRETISGLRNLIFDLDETLVLLPVDWGMVYRDIGRLLGREVASFAATLPMLWGSDMYWKVSRLVEEYELKSLSKLVVLDDSPSIVRGLRKDYRLSITSLQSRKVIERVLHIMGVRELFDVLVSREDKPTRREQIRLVLTAGGYEASETMMIGDRVDDVVSALKNGCRAALVVRKTNELENLRKLGLESKTLTLRSLKELYEVLKRTC
- a CDS encoding MFS transporter, which encodes MKARLGFNKRLILTALSLSVGGLINVEMVMAPYLTALGGSLLTVGVLYSLRGLIGLLFRLPAGFLSDRLGRKLMLLVCSGLRALGSLILALASRVYDALYAVAARSIANVSENPAYLATVGELVEDGSIGIAFGVALSLRNIPSIISPVVTGFIADSAGFRMLFLVSVTAYVISLSLILLFVKESKVQTLKGYGFRELLRDRRLLLIFTAFLFVFSGQTAFTPFFNILAVDYVGLSFSQLGLITSLGAATALMTRIASGWLSDKLTPRIELILAGGFRIVSYILATCAYSFPLLFLTYLVNRLLIFAPARNTMIVRIVPSELRGRAFALMGLAGDLGRIIGATVAGLLAELYGIGYPFYFMAITGIAFIALISTVKESY
- a CDS encoding PIN domain-containing protein, with amino-acid sequence MSYVDTSVIVLALDRLDPRCSLAKAALKRAGDKVVSELVLVELSAVLARKSLTKLFAEKLGVNRRLIASTLILYLLRRFGLRVRAVEGLIRIPMLGDMSQPMAEALNLSERFRLRTLDLLHLAYVKLLREMGERIDILMTADEELKKMAKEIEEELGVTVQFIG